The following coding sequences lie in one Candidatus Eremiobacterota bacterium genomic window:
- a CDS encoding aminotransferase class V-fold PLP-dependent enzyme, producing MNSSSRRSFASDNNAPIAPEILEAIVAANAGDAAAYGGDPWTARAVARFREHFGDETDVYFTFNGTGANVAALSSLLRPWEAVLAPASAHLQTDECGALERFGGSKLIPIATDDGKLRPSDIASHLHADREVHFAQPRAVSISQATEFGGVYEIDELRELCTFAHARGLIVHVDGARLANAAVALGATLREATVNAGVDVLSFGGTKNGLMLGEAICFFTPGLHGGAAPFVQKQSMQLASKMRYLGAQLDALLTGDRWSRYASHANAMARRLGERVATISGVRVTRPVRCNAVFATLERGAIERIQREFPFYVFNESLPEVRWMAHWATTERDIEEFAECVERSCVAAANELTR from the coding sequence ATGAATTCTTCATCGCGCCGCAGCTTTGCCAGCGACAATAACGCACCCATCGCGCCGGAGATCCTCGAAGCGATCGTTGCGGCCAACGCCGGAGATGCCGCTGCTTACGGCGGTGATCCCTGGACGGCCCGAGCCGTTGCTCGATTCCGCGAGCATTTCGGGGATGAGACGGATGTCTATTTCACCTTCAACGGCACTGGCGCGAACGTGGCCGCGCTGAGTTCGCTGCTCCGTCCATGGGAAGCCGTGCTCGCGCCCGCGAGCGCGCACTTACAAACCGACGAATGTGGCGCATTGGAGCGCTTCGGCGGGTCGAAGCTCATTCCGATTGCAACCGACGACGGAAAACTGCGACCCTCCGATATCGCGTCGCATCTGCACGCGGACCGAGAGGTCCATTTCGCGCAACCGCGCGCCGTTTCAATATCCCAAGCGACGGAGTTCGGCGGCGTCTACGAAATCGACGAGTTGCGCGAGCTTTGCACCTTTGCTCATGCGCGTGGATTGATCGTCCACGTTGACGGCGCCCGTCTGGCGAACGCTGCCGTCGCGTTGGGCGCGACCTTGCGGGAGGCGACGGTCAACGCCGGCGTCGACGTGCTGAGCTTTGGCGGCACAAAAAACGGCTTGATGCTCGGTGAAGCAATTTGCTTCTTTACGCCGGGCCTGCACGGTGGGGCCGCCCCTTTCGTGCAAAAGCAATCGATGCAGCTTGCCTCGAAAATGCGTTATCTCGGCGCCCAACTCGATGCGCTTCTCACCGGCGATCGGTGGTCGCGCTACGCCTCGCACGCCAACGCGATGGCTCGCCGACTAGGCGAGCGGGTAGCAACGATCTCCGGCGTGCGCGTAACGCGTCCGGTGCGATGCAACGCCGTCTTTGCAACGCTCGAACGCGGCGCGATCGAGCGCATCCAGCGTGAGTTTCCCTTCTACGTCTTCAATGAATCTTTGCCCGAGGTACGCTGGATGGCGCATTGGGCGACGACCGAGCGCGACATCGAGGAGTTTGCCGAGTGCGTAGAACGCTCGTGTGTAGCAGCCGCTAACGAATTAACTCGCTGA